In a single window of the Terriglobus roseus genome:
- a CDS encoding CvpA family protein, with protein MNNALHGVTIGLNGMNPLDWTIALVLAISTVTAFMRGLIRSLVSLAGLLIGIFAACWYAPQGAAYLARWLTPYAFAEIVAFVLILAAVYVVAALLGRLLHSAAGAIGLGFLNRLGGACFGFARGVLLLAALILPMAPFLRDFAAAKTSVLLPYLLPAAHGISFVVPRDFGKRLPASLWWSHARSAAGEPATIKIRTTPSD; from the coding sequence ATGAACAATGCCCTGCACGGCGTCACAATCGGCCTGAACGGCATGAATCCGCTCGACTGGACGATTGCGCTCGTGCTCGCCATCTCGACCGTCACGGCATTCATGCGCGGCCTGATCCGTTCCCTGGTCTCGCTTGCCGGTCTGTTGATCGGCATCTTTGCCGCATGCTGGTACGCACCCCAAGGGGCAGCCTACCTGGCGCGGTGGCTTACGCCCTACGCCTTTGCGGAGATCGTGGCGTTTGTGCTGATCCTGGCCGCGGTTTACGTCGTTGCGGCGCTGCTGGGACGGTTGCTGCACAGTGCGGCCGGCGCCATTGGGCTTGGCTTCCTGAATCGCCTTGGGGGCGCCTGTTTTGGGTTCGCTCGCGGCGTGCTTCTTCTTGCTGCGCTGATCCTGCCGATGGCCCCTTTTCTGCGCGATTTTGCCGCTGCGAAAACTTCAGTGCTTTTGCCCTATTTGCTTCCGGCCGCGCATGGGATATCCTTCGTTGTGCCGCGCGACTTTGGAAAGCGCCTCCCGGCCAGCCTCTGGTGGTCACATGCCAGAAGCGCCGCCGGTGAGCCTGCGACGATCAAGATACGCACGACGCCATCAGACTGA
- a CDS encoding phosphoribosylaminoimidazolesuccinocarboxamide synthase: protein MSFSDLKPILTGKVRDLYEVGTDRLLFVASDRISAFDHVLGSLVPDKGKVLTQLSLFWFDFLRNLVPNHLITADVRDYPADLQAFSDDLRGRSMIVQRARMVQVECVARGYLSGSGWKDYQQTGAVCGIELPSGLRESDRLPQPIFTPAAKNHTGHDENVGFDHVVDAVGEELAEELRMLTLSIYSTASKYAESKGLILADTKFEFGFVPAKDGSDLLVLADEVLTPDSSRYWLASGYAPGGAQPSFDKQFVRDYLERIHWNKQLPAPALPDEVVEETRAKYLQAFTLLTGKQELPE, encoded by the coding sequence ATGAGCTTTAGCGACCTGAAACCGATCCTGACTGGCAAGGTGCGCGACCTGTACGAGGTCGGCACGGACCGTCTGCTGTTTGTGGCAAGTGACCGCATCTCTGCCTTCGACCATGTGCTGGGTAGCCTGGTGCCCGATAAAGGCAAGGTGCTGACGCAACTATCCCTCTTCTGGTTTGATTTCCTGCGGAATCTGGTTCCAAACCACCTGATCACGGCGGACGTCCGCGACTATCCCGCAGATTTGCAGGCATTCAGTGACGATCTGCGCGGCCGCAGCATGATTGTGCAGCGTGCTCGGATGGTGCAGGTGGAGTGCGTCGCGCGCGGCTACCTCTCTGGATCGGGATGGAAGGATTACCAGCAGACTGGCGCGGTGTGCGGCATCGAGCTGCCAAGCGGTCTCCGCGAGAGCGACCGCCTGCCCCAACCGATCTTTACGCCCGCAGCGAAGAACCACACCGGACATGACGAGAACGTGGGCTTCGATCACGTCGTCGATGCAGTCGGTGAGGAACTGGCCGAAGAGCTTCGAATGCTGACACTGTCCATTTACTCAACGGCCTCGAAATATGCCGAGAGCAAGGGCCTCATTCTCGCGGACACCAAGTTTGAGTTCGGCTTTGTTCCCGCAAAGGATGGCAGCGATCTGCTGGTGCTGGCCGACGAAGTATTGACTCCGGACTCATCCCGCTACTGGCTCGCCAGCGGCTACGCGCCCGGCGGCGCGCAGCCGTCGTTCGACAAGCAGTTTGTGCGGGACTATCTGGAGCGCATCCATTGGAACAAGCAGTTGCCTGCACCCGCGCTGCCCGACGAAGTGGTTGAGGAGACGCGGGCCAAGTACCTGCAGGCCTTCACGCTGCTCACTGGCAAGCAGGAGCTGCCGGAATAA
- the fucP gene encoding L-fucose:H+ symporter permease, with translation MHGAPPATTTRQQLHEAPDPNIPLFSASHRTAFFVVTALFFLWALPNNLNDVLIRQFMKAFQISRLQAGLVQSAFYFGYFCISMPAAYVLRRWGYRVGLVAGVLLYGVGCLLFWPAALANQYSFFLVALFVIAAGLAFLETGGASFITLLGDPSTSERRLNFAQAFNPPGTIAGALIGTVFIFSGIEPSAAETAQMKAAGTYAAFLHRETLRVTTPYLVLALVVFLFAVLLMRVKFPARTLSQDQFPFEERGTTASLIHVPHFVWAVISQFFYVGAQVASWSFLIQYAHDYAHQPEKIAGYFLSGSLAIFSVGRFAATALMKYVRPNVLMGVFALVNVALLVLVITLPGWVGLWALMLTSFFMSLMYPTNFALGLKGLGANTTLGASVLVMAIIGGAVATPVVGWVAERTGSMAMSFVVPLCCYLVVAYFAFIGSKVRTKTD, from the coding sequence ATGCACGGCGCCCCGCCCGCAACCACCACGAGACAACAGCTTCACGAAGCACCTGATCCAAACATTCCGTTGTTCAGTGCGAGCCATCGCACCGCCTTCTTCGTAGTGACTGCGCTCTTCTTCCTTTGGGCGCTGCCAAACAACCTGAATGATGTGCTGATCCGGCAATTTATGAAGGCGTTCCAGATATCGCGTCTGCAGGCGGGTCTGGTGCAGTCTGCGTTCTACTTTGGCTACTTCTGTATCTCGATGCCCGCAGCCTACGTGCTGCGGCGCTGGGGATACCGGGTTGGCCTGGTTGCAGGCGTGCTGCTGTATGGCGTGGGCTGCCTCCTGTTCTGGCCGGCCGCCCTGGCGAACCAATATAGCTTTTTCCTGGTGGCGTTGTTTGTTATTGCGGCAGGACTCGCGTTCCTTGAGACGGGCGGCGCATCGTTCATCACGTTGCTCGGCGATCCTTCGACCTCAGAACGACGATTGAACTTTGCACAAGCCTTCAATCCTCCCGGCACGATTGCAGGCGCGCTCATCGGGACGGTCTTCATCTTTTCCGGTATCGAACCCAGTGCTGCCGAGACAGCGCAGATGAAAGCCGCAGGCACATACGCTGCATTTCTGCATCGCGAAACGCTGCGCGTGACCACGCCGTACCTCGTCCTGGCACTCGTTGTGTTTCTGTTTGCCGTCTTGCTGATGCGCGTGAAATTTCCTGCACGCACGTTGAGTCAGGACCAGTTTCCCTTCGAAGAGCGCGGCACGACAGCCAGCCTCATTCACGTGCCACACTTCGTTTGGGCGGTTATCTCGCAGTTCTTCTACGTAGGTGCGCAGGTCGCTTCGTGGAGCTTCCTGATCCAGTACGCGCATGACTATGCGCACCAGCCCGAGAAGATCGCGGGCTATTTTCTAAGCGGCAGTCTGGCGATCTTTTCCGTTGGCCGCTTTGCTGCGACAGCGCTCATGAAGTATGTCCGGCCAAATGTCTTGATGGGCGTCTTCGCACTGGTGAACGTGGCTTTGCTGGTGTTAGTGATCACGCTTCCAGGTTGGGTCGGTCTCTGGGCGCTTATGCTGACTAGCTTCTTCATGTCGCTGATGTATCCCACCAACTTTGCACTTGGCTTGAAGGGGCTTGGGGCAAACACGACGCTGGGCGCAAGTGTGCTGGTTATGGCGATCATCGGCGGCGCTGTTGCAACGCCCGTTGTCGGTTGGGTGGCGGAACGCACCGGCAGCATGGCGATGTCGTTCGTGGTGCCGCTGTGTTGCTATCTGGTAGTTGCCTACTTCGCCTTCATCGGGTCGAAGGTACGCACAAAGACTGATTGA
- the smc gene encoding chromosome segregation protein SMC, translating to MLKLKRVQILGFKSFCDRTDVQLSGSGIAAIVGPNGCGKSNISDAITWVLGEQSAKSLRGVKMEDVIFAGTRDRKPTGMAEVSLTLVDPDVYDASDAGETINMGSVTSKPAEINDWDETAERNMSAEATLAAVAEAQPGPIPPDEESEEIEVDAPIDPNAEQAAAEAGTTAPTPLVLKIRRRKFNRAPVRAGEITVTRRLFRSGESEYLLNGKICRLRDIQDIFFGTGLSGENYAIIGQERIGQLLSSKPLDRRSIIEEAAGITRFKTKKRLAELRLEAAKQNLARVDDIFDEVTRQMGSLKRQASKAERYGQMRDELRAKLRVVLRSRLSQHDADRSTSEESVNKLTTSIDEQATSLEALDADHTAGVARGYELDEEIRAAQSRINETRVELERATARIHSNNDRVNDLAARVASGTDELAQLKHQIEALSADRDGLRLFLETATADTEGARQEAQTKQREASEAQSQVNNADREAGNGRHQSMQLMQRISNVHREEAQAAESLAGLERDAQRLVGESEQAKVELEALGKQRGQVSMTFESVTDRLKRLEAEIAQLRLDLDAKRREEMETRRRGDHLRAEAATLTGRKNSLEALIRDHSYSSETVRKLFKANGIGTSVAPVGTLADFLEVDDEHGAVVDEFLKEELNYVVVKDWNSADAGIGLLKGNVDGRATFLVHSESAPAYGDGMASRSVGELRGARPLKDCIRILNGFGRSLEVVLPKLREGFIAPDSETARTLALENPEAFFLSPSGETYHNVTVTGGKARSGGPLALKSELREIQAKLEAVQADLSQSELGVAGLTKQIQEMQHAIEAKGNERRDAEREAANSGAALRQMDSEAARIEKRLADWSLHSERNRDARAQKQDLIERKQTEAAQLSVEREAIDARVNEAVLRIEDLRLQREEVQAAAAAAAAALAGLEERRRNASANFEQNERMRNTTQQRIVHLEGQIAGAAAERTRREEETIQLTEQQAELTAQREQLTAEAHRLSAEATALRATIAEKNSLLRTMRTEIEGLREQRATLQTKIARLSSEIEHLEAQSLNDLNMPAEELRADTSIEPITAEALDAADEETRTMKGKLEAMGPVNMMALEEFAEAEQRHSFLETQRKDLLDSIANTQGAIKEIDEISKIKFDDAFAIINKNFSDTFVKLFGGGQATMKLTDESNSAESGIDLVASPPGKKMQNVLLLSGGEKALTALSLLVGIFEFQPSPFCVLDEVDAPLDETNVGRFARLVHEMSKDTQFVVITHHKRTMTEADVIYGVTMQEPGVSKIVSVNLNKAEPRRVA from the coding sequence TTGCTCAAGCTCAAGCGTGTTCAGATTCTCGGCTTTAAGTCTTTCTGCGACCGCACGGATGTGCAGCTTAGCGGCAGCGGCATCGCAGCCATTGTCGGCCCGAATGGCTGTGGCAAGTCGAACATCTCGGACGCTATTACATGGGTGCTGGGTGAGCAGAGTGCGAAGAGCCTGCGCGGCGTGAAGATGGAAGACGTGATCTTCGCCGGGACGCGCGACCGCAAGCCCACCGGCATGGCCGAGGTCTCCCTGACGCTGGTCGACCCAGACGTCTATGACGCCAGCGATGCAGGCGAAACGATCAACATGGGTTCGGTGACATCCAAACCGGCCGAGATCAACGACTGGGACGAGACCGCTGAGCGCAACATGAGCGCCGAGGCCACACTGGCCGCCGTGGCAGAGGCTCAGCCCGGGCCCATCCCTCCGGACGAAGAGTCGGAAGAGATCGAAGTCGATGCTCCGATCGATCCCAATGCTGAGCAGGCTGCTGCCGAAGCCGGGACGACTGCTCCCACGCCCCTCGTGCTGAAGATTCGTCGCCGCAAGTTCAACCGTGCCCCTGTCCGCGCTGGTGAGATCACCGTCACGCGCCGGCTCTTCCGCTCGGGCGAGTCGGAGTACCTGCTGAATGGCAAGATCTGCCGCCTGCGCGATATTCAGGACATCTTTTTTGGCACCGGCCTGTCCGGCGAGAACTACGCGATCATCGGCCAGGAGCGCATTGGCCAACTGTTGTCCTCGAAGCCGTTGGATCGCCGATCCATCATCGAAGAGGCGGCCGGGATCACGCGCTTCAAGACGAAGAAGCGTCTTGCTGAGCTTCGACTCGAGGCCGCGAAACAAAACCTTGCGCGTGTCGATGACATCTTCGACGAAGTGACACGGCAGATGGGCAGCCTCAAGCGGCAGGCGTCAAAGGCTGAGCGCTATGGCCAGATGCGCGACGAGCTGCGCGCCAAACTGCGTGTTGTCCTGCGCAGCCGCTTGTCGCAGCACGATGCGGATCGGTCTACGTCAGAAGAGTCGGTGAACAAACTCACCACTTCCATTGATGAGCAAGCGACTTCGCTGGAGGCGCTCGATGCAGATCACACGGCGGGTGTCGCGCGCGGGTACGAATTGGATGAAGAGATTCGTGCAGCACAGAGCCGCATCAACGAGACGCGTGTTGAGTTGGAGCGTGCGACAGCCCGTATTCACTCCAACAATGACCGCGTCAACGACCTCGCAGCACGCGTCGCCAGCGGTACAGATGAGCTGGCGCAGCTGAAGCATCAGATAGAAGCACTCTCAGCGGATCGCGACGGTTTGCGGCTCTTCCTGGAGACGGCAACCGCGGACACTGAAGGCGCGCGTCAAGAGGCCCAGACGAAGCAGCGCGAGGCCAGCGAGGCGCAGTCGCAGGTAAACAACGCCGACCGTGAAGCCGGCAACGGTCGCCATCAGTCCATGCAGTTGATGCAGCGCATCAGCAACGTGCATCGCGAGGAGGCACAGGCGGCCGAATCGCTCGCAGGTCTTGAGCGCGACGCGCAGCGGCTGGTTGGCGAATCCGAACAAGCCAAGGTCGAATTAGAAGCTCTGGGCAAGCAGCGTGGGCAGGTCTCGATGACCTTCGAGTCCGTGACCGATCGCCTGAAGCGGCTGGAGGCGGAGATAGCCCAACTGCGCCTGGACCTGGACGCCAAGCGCCGCGAGGAGATGGAGACGCGGCGTCGGGGCGATCATCTGCGGGCGGAGGCAGCGACGCTGACGGGCCGCAAGAACTCGTTGGAAGCGCTCATCCGCGACCATAGCTACTCCAGTGAGACGGTGCGGAAGCTCTTCAAGGCGAATGGCATTGGGACAAGCGTGGCCCCGGTTGGAACACTAGCGGACTTTCTGGAAGTGGATGATGAGCACGGAGCAGTCGTCGATGAGTTCCTGAAGGAAGAGCTGAATTACGTCGTCGTGAAGGATTGGAACTCCGCGGACGCTGGCATCGGGCTTCTGAAGGGCAATGTTGACGGCCGCGCCACGTTCCTGGTTCACAGTGAATCAGCGCCTGCGTATGGAGACGGCATGGCGAGCCGGTCTGTGGGCGAACTGCGGGGCGCGCGTCCGCTGAAGGACTGCATCCGGATACTCAATGGATTTGGGAGGTCTCTTGAGGTAGTCCTTCCCAAGCTGCGTGAGGGCTTCATTGCCCCGGACAGCGAGACCGCGCGCACGCTGGCGCTTGAGAATCCAGAGGCATTCTTCCTGTCGCCCTCTGGCGAAACCTATCACAATGTGACGGTGACGGGCGGCAAAGCGCGCTCAGGAGGTCCGCTCGCTCTCAAGAGTGAACTGCGTGAGATCCAAGCAAAACTGGAGGCCGTGCAGGCAGATCTTTCACAGAGCGAGCTTGGTGTTGCTGGCCTGACGAAGCAGATCCAGGAGATGCAGCATGCCATCGAAGCCAAGGGCAACGAGCGGCGCGATGCCGAGCGTGAAGCCGCAAACAGCGGTGCTGCTCTCCGCCAGATGGACTCGGAGGCCGCGCGCATCGAGAAGCGTCTTGCCGACTGGTCTCTGCACTCCGAACGGAATCGCGATGCGCGTGCGCAGAAGCAAGACCTGATCGAGCGCAAGCAGACTGAGGCAGCACAGTTGAGCGTCGAGCGGGAAGCTATCGATGCTCGCGTAAACGAAGCGGTGCTGCGCATAGAAGATCTCCGCCTACAGCGCGAGGAGGTGCAAGCAGCGGCAGCAGCGGCTGCTGCAGCCCTCGCGGGGCTCGAAGAACGACGCCGTAATGCCTCTGCCAACTTCGAGCAGAACGAGCGCATGCGCAACACCACGCAGCAGCGCATCGTTCACTTGGAAGGTCAGATCGCGGGCGCTGCCGCTGAGCGCACACGCCGCGAAGAGGAGACGATCCAGCTGACGGAACAGCAGGCGGAATTGACCGCTCAGCGTGAACAGTTGACCGCCGAAGCACACCGCCTGAGCGCCGAAGCGACCGCCCTTCGGGCGACGATCGCCGAGAAGAACTCCTTACTGCGCACCATGCGCACGGAGATCGAAGGCCTTCGCGAGCAACGTGCCACACTGCAGACGAAGATCGCCCGCCTGTCCAGCGAGATCGAACATCTCGAGGCGCAGTCACTGAACGACCTGAACATGCCTGCTGAAGAGCTGCGTGCGGATACCAGCATCGAGCCCATCACTGCAGAGGCGCTGGACGCTGCCGACGAAGAGACACGGACGATGAAGGGCAAGCTGGAGGCAATGGGCCCCGTCAACATGATGGCGTTGGAAGAGTTCGCAGAGGCCGAGCAGCGTCACAGCTTCCTGGAGACGCAGCGCAAGGATCTGCTGGATTCCATCGCTAACACGCAGGGCGCCATCAAGGAAATCGACGAGATCAGCAAGATCAAGTTCGACGATGCGTTCGCCATCATCAACAAAAATTTCTCGGATACCTTCGTGAAGCTCTTCGGTGGTGGGCAGGCGACCATGAAGTTGACGGACGAGTCGAACTCTGCAGAGAGCGGCATCGACCTGGTCGCGTCGCCGCCCGGTAAGAAGATGCAGAATGTACTGCTGCTCTCCGGTGGTGAGAAGGCGCTCACTGCCCTCTCACTGCTCGTCGGCATCTTTGAGTTCCAGCCCAGCCCCTTCTGCGTCTTGGACGAAGTCGATGCACCGCTTGACGAGACCAACGTGGGTCGCTTTGCCCGTCTGGTTCATGAAATGAGCAAGGACACGCAGTTCGTTGTCATCACCCACCATAAGCGGACGATGACGGAGGCAGATGTGATCTATGGCGTGACCATGCAGGAGCCCGGCGTGAGCAAGATTGTCAGCGTCAACCTGAACAAGGCCGAGCCAAGACGCGTCGCGTAG